GAGAATGACACCGTAGTATCGTTAAGAATAAGTAGGAAGATTTTTTACTATTGCACACACGTTCagacgcatatatatatatatatatatatatatatatatatatatatatatatatatatatatatatatatatatatatatatatatatatatatatatataactaagcACACTAGTACATATAGCATCACATATGCACCCAATTAAGTAAGAAGTAAACACATGCACGAGCCATGAAGTCTAGGTTGtggagccttgcacttggagtgtagtgtcgttgcgAGTTGCTTGATGCAAAatgggttatagtctggtttttctcaaaaaggcTTCTTCTTTTTAAAAGCGAGTTCAGTATAACCaatgactctgataccaatctgtcacaccctcaatttccacaggcggagtactaccgcgaggTGTGTGActtaccaggatccagccaccaatcatactgaacaatcAAGTAATAAATCAATTTTATTTGAAATACGATTAGTGACTAATAAAGTCCATATCCAATGTCTTAAGTTTAAAACAACTTTAAAGttaatagcggaagcataagtcaaCAGTTCAGTTAAAAATTCAAAGTTTTAAAATTATTGAGAAACCAACACGGGTTAATGCGACCACTACATTTCCCAAGCTGCAAGTTCCTTCATTCACTGTGTACctacaaagcatgcagtagggtgtcaacataaagttggcgagttcacaagTTGTCCAATTTTAGTTTCAAAATCTTATGTTCGTTAAATAACTCATTTATaccatgccatggggagctaccccatgaTACAAGCTACTAAACTCCATGATATACCGAAACTATCACACTTGTGTTCTtggtgccccgtttgtcaatgtctatcattaTTGACGGTTGCCGAGgactattagttcacgcccgtccactcaaggcacggtgtgaggttagTGAGATCTAAATAGAGTTATTTAACTAATATCTCGTTCACCAGGCCAAACGACTAATTGGTATTGTAAGGTACGGAATTCGTTATAGAGTTCCGTTTAGTAGGCTAGTTCATGAAATATAAATAGTATTTAGCTGTGCATCCCACACAAGGGGAGAAGGTTACCCATATCCCACGCAAGGAGATAATGTAGCCTGTATCCTGCACAAGGAGATAACGTTCATTTCGTTCCCAACCATGGGGAATACATGCTTTagtaaagtgtgtgaactcacctcggtttgctcggcaggttATTTACTTGTCAAAACActttggtcaatcacgtcctattatggttGCCAAATTATAATTAGGTTTGTGTGCAAGTAATACCTCATACTTATACACGTATCAAGTAACACATAGACTTTGTGTATCATACAAGAAACATACAGTCAGACGTTCACATAGTATCATTTTACATATACAGTTCTCATACCGTCCCATAAAACCAGCCCAACAGTTCAACAACAATTCGGCAGCCCAATCATAACTTACAGTGTGCGGCCCAAACAATGTATAGTCCATTTCAGGACTGTGTGGTTCGTCTTTGAGTTTGCGGTATGTTTAAGTTATCAGCCCAATGTAAGACTGGTGTTCAAGTGTGCGGCCCAATAATATATTGGACCCAGTTACAAATGTGCGGCCCCCTGCCTAGTTTGCGGCGTCTAGGCAGTGTGCGGTCATGCTGATATCAGTTGTACGACATGTTTTTTGGGTTGCACCTTCTGAGGATGTGCGACACACCTGGCACACACGAGTGTGCGGTGTGCTGTGTAGGTTTGTGCGACACGATCCTCGAGTTGTGCCCCCTATTTCATGAGTGTGTAGTATTTATTTCAAGCAGTACTTTGTCACAAATTTTCCATCAAATGAAATATAATCAGTAGGCATCTAAGTTAGATTATAGCACATGTTTTCAGCATCACTCCTTTCAATCAATTTGTGCACAGGCCTATTATTACTAAATCAAACATCAAGTATGAAATGAAATCAAATCTATCAATCATTTTGATATCACTGAACAATCTAATATGTGAGCCCTTAGTTGCATAATACTCACTTTTATCATATCAGTGAACAATTCCTATGAACAGAACTTTATTCTATTACATCAACACACTCTTGAACCCTTACTAATCTCAACACATTTATCCTTTATTTCTATCCAATATCATGAACATGTTTCACGAGGATCATCATCGATTATTTATAAAGATTCATACTTTGGTTTGCCCAACAAATTCCTAATCTTTATTACAGTTCTTCTACTCTAATATGAGCTCATTCTTGTCCAAGTGTAGCATCACATTATCACACAGAAGCATCAACATACAGACATCAATCTAACTCAAACTCATCATTCATCATTCACGATTTATACAACCAAGTATTTGATTTAACCGACCCATGTATGTACAACGATAATCACACTAACCTAGGATTTGTGTTGTGAGAGGGTGTAATAAAAGAAATGGAGGATGATGTTCCACTGGAGAGGAAAGGTGTTGTTGATCCTCCAAATATTATTGCTGCCGCCGTCACTTCCCAAAAGGGAAAGAAaggatttagggtttttagagagagaaaggttaGAGAGAGTGTGGGAGAATGTTTAGGATTGCTGTCGTCAAAAGTTTTGGGAAAAGCATTCCCTGAATATGGCAGGGAGTGTATTTATAATGGAGCAAAGATGCCGCACACTTTCAGGTGTGTGGTCCTGACGAATGTGCGGCCCTTTCTAGGGTTTCATCATGGGCTTACCACAAAGCTGGGCCCAATCTCAGCAGGAGTGTACGCATCACAAGGGAGTAGTGGTGCACAAATccggtttttttttaaaaccggttccgggtatggaaccgggttcgggtaggatcgggttttacaaaatcgagttttttttaaaaaccgggtcGGGTCCGAGTTTTCTACCAAAAATGTATACCCTACGTACCCGGgttcgggtagggttcgggtcgggttttataaaacccaggtattataataccctatttcTGGGTTCGGGTCCGGTTCGGGTATTcatcgggtagggttcgggtatgCATCGGGTTGGGAAAAAACCCGCACCGGGTATTAAAAAAACCCGACCGGAACTatgctgataaaatgtatcaaacaTGACTCTCACACATAGACATCAAATCTATTGATAAACAGAGGCACAATTTATAAACAGAGGCACAATTTATAGTTCTTCTTGTGGTTATTTATTTCTGTCATCTAGACGTCGATTTTCGGTTTCAAGATTGTTACATTTTTAAGTCATTGCTACTAAAATCTTGACAAAGTTGTTGAGATTTTAAATGTCCAATTTATTATACCGAAAAGATAATAAAAATTGAACACACACACTTTACTATATGTATTATATACCCCTTGAACTTTATAAACAGAGGCACAAAGTGCATACTTGTAATGAAATATACTAAATAATTAAGTAGCGTTGGCAAATATTATTAGAAACCTAATAATTAAACAAGATTACATCAAAGTGCATACTTTTTCGTCGTCTTCGTTTTTTGATCGTCTTCGTTTAGTCTTCTTCTAGTGGGCTTGACATTCCCATTTCGACCTCTTCCTCGTGTATATCCGTTTCAACACCATTTTCATCTTCAAGTGACTCCACATGTTGAATCCGCTCCGCCGCATCCAAATAGTCCTTCAAGCAAATACACATTTCAACCGACTCGGGACTAAGCTTCTTCCTCCTTAATGAAATGACTCGGCCACTAAAAGAAAAGGCGGACTCCGAAGCTACCGTGGAAGCTTGGACACTTAGTAGATCACGGGCCATTGCGGCTAGAACCGGAAATTGGGGTTCCTTTTCTTTCCACCAAGGCAAAATGTCGAAATTATCAAATTCTTATTCGGAAGTGACGAATGCTAAAAAATCCGATGCAATATATCTCCCGAACTCGCTACTTGGGGTGTTACCACGAGCTCGTTTAGCATTGTCACTTCGCAAAGTATTAaacaaacaaatttttaaatttcTATTACGGCTTGTTGAACTACCATTAGAAGAAGCCGCATTTTCATAAGCTTGATGAACTTGTGAACTTAATTGACCATATTTTGCATAATAAACATCAAAAAACTTTTCAATAATATGCTTACCACGATGCTTGCGTTGGTAGCCGTAGAACCTACGCCAACGGAAGACGTAGCACTTTGCGATGCCATTTTTGAGTTGTGTTTTCTGATTGTTTTGTTTGTTGGTTCGTTCAAGTTCTTGCTAAATAGAAACAATAATATAACCAATTCTTTTTAGTTGTTGTGTATATTAGTAGTGCATTAAAATTTTGCAGTAAATATTCAACCACAACATTAAATGTCTTCAAAACTTGGTGAAACAACTCTGCTGTAGATGATAGGTGTGTGTATTAAAATTCTTTTTAGTTGTTGTGTATATTAGTTGTGCATTAAATTCGGTTGACTGAAGCCAGTAATCAAATTAATAAAATTGTGTTATGCATTTTGCATGTCAGCTATATATTCGGGTATAAAAACCGGGTTTCGGGTATTATAAAAACCG
The Helianthus annuus cultivar XRQ/B chromosome 6, HanXRQr2.0-SUNRISE, whole genome shotgun sequence genome window above contains:
- the LOC110865655 gene encoding uncharacterized protein LOC110865655 isoform X1, encoding MVGLYEFFYPGLKFESGDRGFSLSEFKLESIVRVGSLARTSKNLNEPTNKTIRKHNSKMASQSATSSVGVGSTATNASIVEPQFPVLAAMARDLLSVQASTVASESAFSFSGRVISLRRKKLSPESVEMCICLKDYLDAAERIQHVESLEDENGVETDIHEEEVEMGMSSPLEED
- the LOC110865655 gene encoding uncharacterized protein LOC110865655 isoform X2 is translated as MVGLYEFFYPGLKFESGDRGFSLSEFKLESIVRVGSLARTSKNLNEPTNKTIRKHNSKMASQSATSSVGVGSTATNASIVDYLDAAERIQHVESLEDENGVETDIHEEEVEMGMSSPLEED